One window from the genome of Myxococcales bacterium encodes:
- a CDS encoding glycosyltransferase family 4 protein, which produces MRLVITSEYHFTHTSEGVFADALYGYDFWSRYLEVFSDVVVIARSGERGGSAADQAATATQLRVTGPGVRACLLPSVRGASLLQPGVVAAVVRAAREAFEQPAALLFRAPGVVPLLMTPLVPRARALGVQVVGDPQQSLRSAGMAGAVAAPMLARHLSWLVARADATLYVTAEALQRRYPPNAAKPTFSASDLDLPAELWGAPPPPQGAGPAMALIFVGMLDREYKGLDVLLRALAMAAAAHTLTVVGDGLLRAQYEHLALTLGLGTRVRWRGALPSGAAVHGALAQHELFVLPSRTEGMPRVLLEAMAVGLPCIATPVGGVPEVLGEEALVPVGDAMALASRLDAWGAAPWLRQQQATRNRAYALPFEQSARDARLLAFWRALRAAAIK; this is translated from the coding sequence ATGCGCCTGGTTATTACGTCGGAATACCACTTCACGCACACTTCGGAAGGGGTGTTTGCCGACGCGCTGTACGGCTATGATTTTTGGTCTCGCTATCTAGAGGTATTTTCAGACGTCGTCGTCATCGCGCGCAGTGGCGAGCGGGGCGGGTCGGCCGCAGATCAAGCTGCGACAGCGACTCAACTTCGAGTCACCGGTCCAGGCGTGCGTGCGTGTCTTTTACCGAGTGTGCGCGGCGCAAGCTTGCTGCAGCCGGGCGTGGTCGCGGCGGTGGTACGCGCGGCGCGTGAGGCATTCGAGCAACCAGCCGCGCTGTTGTTCCGCGCGCCCGGCGTGGTGCCGCTGCTGATGACGCCGCTGGTACCGCGTGCTCGGGCGCTTGGCGTGCAGGTGGTTGGTGATCCGCAGCAGTCGCTGCGGTCGGCCGGAATGGCCGGTGCCGTGGCGGCCCCCATGTTGGCGCGGCACTTGTCATGGCTCGTCGCGCGCGCCGATGCAACGCTCTATGTGACGGCTGAGGCGCTGCAGCGGCGGTATCCGCCAAATGCCGCTAAACCAACTTTTTCGGCGTCAGATTTGGATTTGCCAGCCGAGCTGTGGGGTGCGCCGCCACCGCCACAAGGCGCGGGGCCAGCCATGGCGCTTATTTTTGTCGGCATGCTCGATCGGGAGTACAAGGGCCTCGACGTGCTGCTGCGCGCGCTCGCGATGGCGGCCGCGGCGCACACGTTAACCGTGGTGGGCGACGGGCTCTTGCGCGCACAATACGAGCATCTAGCGCTTACGCTAGGTCTCGGCACGCGCGTACGGTGGCGTGGCGCGCTGCCGTCGGGCGCCGCGGTGCACGGCGCGCTGGCCCAGCATGAATTATTCGTGCTGCCGTCGCGCACTGAGGGCATGCCGCGCGTCTTGCTGGAAGCAATGGCGGTCGGCCTGCCGTGCATCGCAACGCCAGTGGGGGGCGTGCCGGAGGTGCTGGGCGAGGAGGCCTTGGTGCCCGTAGGCGACGCGATGGCTTTAGCCAGCCGGCTGGATGCGTGGGGTGCCGCGCCTTGGTTGCGGCAGCAGCAGGCGACGCGCAATCGCGCCTATGCCCTGCCGTTTGAACAAAGTGCCCGCGATGCGCGGCTTTTGGCGTTTTGGCGGGCGCTCCGCGCGGCGGCAATCAAATAA
- a CDS encoding acetyltransferase gives MDVVIIGVGGMGREALQWAREQTAQAPFADPLNVIGFVDDDSAKHGTLVHGTAVLGDVAWLAQEASRRGGLGAVLAIGNPTAKRAIVQRLAAAPLAWPVLVHHTALVGEGVSLGRGTIICPLSTITVDVRMGAFCTVNVHVNVAHDVVLEDYVTLAPGVMVSGGAYLHEGCDLGTGAVVIPTAHVGAWSVVGAGATVVKHVPPGCTAIGTPARPIVR, from the coding sequence ATGGACGTAGTGATCATCGGCGTCGGTGGGATGGGACGCGAGGCCCTGCAGTGGGCTCGCGAGCAGACGGCGCAAGCGCCCTTTGCCGACCCACTCAACGTGATTGGATTTGTCGATGACGATTCGGCCAAGCATGGCACATTAGTGCATGGCACCGCTGTGCTTGGCGACGTCGCCTGGCTAGCCCAAGAGGCGTCGCGCCGTGGTGGGCTTGGGGCCGTGCTAGCAATTGGAAATCCCACGGCCAAACGCGCAATTGTCCAAAGGCTCGCCGCCGCGCCGTTGGCGTGGCCGGTCTTGGTGCATCACACGGCCCTTGTGGGCGAAGGCGTATCGCTTGGCCGCGGCACGATCATTTGTCCGCTCAGCACCATCACCGTCGATGTTCGCATGGGCGCGTTTTGTACCGTCAACGTGCACGTCAACGTCGCGCACGATGTGGTCCTTGAGGATTACGTAACGCTAGCCCCAGGCGTAATGGTCTCGGGCGGAGCGTACCTGCATGAGGGCTGTGACCTCGGTACCGGAGCCGTTGTGATTCCAACCGCACATGTGGGTGCGTGGTCCGTTGTGGGCGCTGGTGCGACGGTCGTCAAGCATGTGCCGCCGGGGTGCACGGCGATTGGCACGCCGGCGCGTCCGATCGTGCGCTAA